The proteins below come from a single Bacteroidota bacterium genomic window:
- a CDS encoding 4Fe-4S dicluster domain-containing protein: ACVESCPTQAIVFGDLADESSEVARLARASNTFRFLARLGSEPKVYYHSERHWVRAMAGRTLSRLQKEEVHG, from the coding sequence CCGCGTGTGTTGAAAGCTGCCCGACGCAAGCCATTGTGTTCGGCGATCTTGCAGACGAGTCGAGTGAAGTGGCAAGGCTGGCTCGTGCAAGCAATACATTCCGGTTTCTTGCGCGGCTCGGCTCGGAGCCGAAAGTGTACTATCACTCTGAAAGGCATTGGGTGCGTGCAATGGCCGGGAGGACTCTCTCACGCTTGCAGAAGGAGGAAGTTCATGGATAA
- the nrfD gene encoding polysulfide reductase NrfD, translating to MDKQLIPRGLRRTSFKRFVTWIAPWTLLLCVGLYAIYLCLWEGLHHTNMDNRFAFGLWIYLDLTVIALGAGAFFTGFLLYILRRHELKAVINSAVVLGFICYSGAVAVLAVDVGQPLRAWFTFWHPNTHSMLTEVTFCLTAYLTVLAIEYLPVVLKNRKLRQIPRFLVFEFELHKVMPVLAGVGTFLSFFHQGSLGGLYGVLRGRPFAFREELGIFPSTFFLFIISAVAAGPAFVMVTTWLVQKISRKQLVKPEVFKLLGKISGIMLIVYVLLKTVDTLVWINSTSPAAGFPAFEYYARKSFGTWILFSEVILLGLIPALLLLSRKMREKSGLLVLAAFLTCCGVMLNRFVMTIQTLALPTLPFDEFLSYVPSWQEVATFGAVIAYGVLLYSFTFRYTTLFPEEREIIQS from the coding sequence ATGGATAAGCAACTCATTCCGAGAGGATTGCGTCGCACATCATTCAAGAGGTTTGTGACGTGGATTGCTCCGTGGACATTGCTGTTGTGTGTGGGATTGTATGCCATCTACCTCTGTCTGTGGGAAGGCTTGCATCACACGAATATGGACAACCGATTTGCCTTCGGGCTGTGGATTTATCTCGACCTTACTGTCATTGCCCTCGGCGCAGGGGCGTTCTTCACCGGCTTTCTGCTGTACATCCTGCGACGGCATGAACTCAAAGCGGTCATTAACAGCGCTGTCGTGTTGGGATTCATCTGTTATAGCGGCGCCGTTGCCGTACTCGCCGTGGATGTCGGTCAGCCGTTGCGGGCGTGGTTTACGTTCTGGCATCCGAACACGCACTCAATGCTCACCGAAGTCACGTTCTGCCTGACGGCATATCTTACAGTGCTCGCAATCGAGTATCTGCCTGTCGTCCTGAAAAACAGAAAACTGCGGCAAATACCCCGCTTTCTTGTATTTGAGTTTGAGTTGCACAAAGTCATGCCCGTGCTCGCCGGAGTCGGGACGTTTCTCTCGTTCTTCCATCAAGGATCGTTGGGAGGATTATACGGTGTGTTGCGCGGCAGGCCGTTCGCGTTCAGGGAAGAACTCGGCATCTTCCCCTCAACCTTCTTTCTCTTCATCATTTCCGCAGTGGCGGCGGGTCCCGCTTTCGTGATGGTGACAACGTGGCTCGTGCAGAAGATTTCACGCAAACAGTTGGTGAAACCCGAAGTGTTCAAGCTTCTCGGCAAAATCTCCGGCATCATGCTGATCGTGTATGTGCTGCTGAAAACAGTCGACACACTTGTGTGGATCAACAGCACATCCCCTGCAGCGGGATTTCCCGCCTTTGAATACTATGCAAGGAAATCCTTCGGCACGTGGATTTTGTTTTCGGAAGTCATTCTGCTCGGACTCATCCCCGCGCTACTTCTGTTAAGCAGGAAGATGAGAGAGAAGTCCGGATTGCTCGTCCTCGCGGCATTCCTGACCTGTTGCGGCGTCATGCTCAACCGATTTGTCATGACGATTCAGACGCTTGCATTGCCGACACTGCCGTTCGACGAATTCCTGTCGTACGTTCCGAGTTGGCAGGAAGTCGCGACATTCGGCGCCGTGATAGCGTACGGCGTGCTGCTGTATTCATTCACGTTCAGATATACGACGCTGTTCCCGGAAGAACGGGAAATCATTCAATCGTAA
- a CDS encoding glycine cleavage system protein H: MFPWVYEFQWSAAHIIFLFAFFSVAVVILSAVTIAAMRAYTHFKHRREEKIMWEADFKDLPKLARVCRHELTGEVKHRTCDNMFECGSCDVHPTFLARHNPDLSETNVEPTVFGFNMPPHRRYHRGHTWVENEGNGFYKVGLDDFASRMIGNPDVVELPKPGEQLQTNGTGWLMKKQDATLRILSPIDGEVIERGSPDKGWFLRLKGEETEQATSHLLRREEIRPWILRELERLQRSLATGGLGMTLADGGELMPDIWKQAPDVDWDGVWGEMFLQG; the protein is encoded by the coding sequence ATGTTTCCGTGGGTTTATGAATTTCAATGGAGTGCCGCACATATCATTTTTCTTTTCGCGTTCTTTAGCGTGGCGGTTGTCATTCTCTCGGCAGTGACAATTGCTGCGATGCGTGCCTATACGCATTTCAAACATCGCAGGGAAGAGAAGATTATGTGGGAAGCTGATTTCAAGGATCTGCCGAAACTGGCGCGAGTCTGCCGCCATGAGCTCACGGGAGAAGTCAAACACAGAACCTGCGACAACATGTTCGAATGCGGCTCATGCGATGTGCACCCGACTTTTCTTGCGCGACACAACCCCGACTTGTCGGAAACGAACGTCGAGCCGACGGTGTTTGGATTCAACATGCCACCTCACAGGCGTTACCACCGCGGGCATACGTGGGTAGAAAATGAAGGGAATGGCTTCTACAAGGTCGGCCTGGATGATTTCGCCTCGCGCATGATAGGAAATCCGGACGTTGTAGAACTGCCAAAACCGGGCGAGCAGTTGCAGACGAACGGCACCGGCTGGCTCATGAAGAAGCAGGATGCCACGTTGCGCATTCTCTCGCCGATTGACGGTGAAGTAATTGAACGCGGCAGCCCCGATAAGGGATGGTTCCTGAGACTAAAGGGTGAAGAAACCGAGCAAGCAACAAGTCACCTGCTGAGACGTGAAGAAATCCGTCCCTGGATACTGCGCGAACTCGAACGTCTGCAACGCTCGCTTGCCACCGGCGGACTCGGTATGACACTCGCCGATGGCGGTGAACTGATGCCCGACATATGGAAACAGGCCCCCGATGTTGATTGGGATGGGGTGTGGGGCGAAATGTTCCTGCAGGGATAA
- a CDS encoding metallophosphoesterase has protein sequence MKRNTRFVRLWRLLIFAAIPLVSSAAQGQHSIRFAAVGDFPSDSSVQAVADMISSWNPDFIITVGDNNYVDNDTSIVIWDNEVGRFYGQYIRYPQGSPSMYAPGSPENRFFPTLGNHDWRAGIEGWYNYFELPGNERYYSFVKGPVHFFAVDSDSAEPDGITSTSMQALWLQQELTTSAAQWKVVFFHHPPYTSSVRPADVRLRWPFKEWGAHVVLAGHEHHYERIVYPDFPYFVNGSGGRQLKEFISNPIVGSMVRYNANHGAMLITADQDSMVFEFHSVEGGGTLVDRYRIRANEIALLPVGSVWKYLDDNSDQGTAWRMPEFNDTSWASGPARLGFGDDGEITEINAGPPGNRHITTYFRHAFDISDPSVVLDLVVDVLRDDGAVVYLNGTEVFRTNMPAGTIAHSTLAVGLVSGDDENIFYTASINPSVLVAGRNVLAVEVHQYDIASNDLGFDLRLVALLNHNPVPVQLGSFSAGVIEPGVVRLEWTTLSETNNYGFEIQKSPDTPTNFFTIPNSFTPGHGTTLEPRFYRFTDQSTQRGTWFYRLKQIDLDGRTHYFESVRVDLVTTVEERSPLSFMLDQNYPNPLNPQTRIVFEIPDRGHVTLRVFNTLGQEVRTLVEENLPSGRHEVLWDGRDKNGLTVPSGVYFYRLNTGENVTVKKMSVVR, from the coding sequence ATGAAAAGAAATACGCGCTTCGTTAGACTTTGGAGACTCCTGATCTTTGCCGCGATCCCGTTGGTGTCGTCCGCGGCTCAGGGCCAACACTCAATCCGGTTTGCCGCAGTTGGAGATTTTCCGTCGGATTCCAGTGTGCAAGCAGTTGCCGACATGATTTCAAGCTGGAATCCGGATTTCATTATCACGGTAGGCGATAACAACTATGTGGATAACGACACGAGCATTGTTATTTGGGACAACGAAGTGGGGCGGTTTTACGGTCAGTATATCCGTTATCCGCAGGGAAGTCCCAGTATGTACGCGCCGGGCTCGCCGGAAAACAGATTTTTCCCCACGTTAGGAAATCACGATTGGCGTGCTGGTATTGAAGGTTGGTACAACTACTTCGAGTTACCCGGCAATGAGCGATACTACAGTTTTGTGAAGGGACCTGTACATTTTTTTGCCGTTGACAGCGACAGCGCCGAACCGGACGGGATTACGAGTACTTCGATGCAGGCGCTCTGGCTCCAACAAGAACTGACAACATCCGCCGCGCAATGGAAAGTCGTGTTCTTCCATCATCCCCCGTACACATCATCGGTCCGACCCGCAGATGTCAGGCTTCGCTGGCCGTTCAAAGAGTGGGGTGCACATGTGGTACTCGCCGGGCATGAGCATCATTACGAACGTATCGTTTACCCCGACTTCCCGTATTTCGTGAATGGAAGCGGCGGGCGACAGTTGAAGGAGTTTATCAGCAACCCGATTGTAGGCAGCATGGTTCGCTACAATGCCAATCACGGAGCCATGCTGATCACAGCAGACCAGGATAGCATGGTGTTTGAATTCCACTCCGTTGAGGGTGGAGGTACTCTCGTCGATCGTTATCGAATCAGAGCAAACGAGATTGCTTTACTTCCTGTCGGATCAGTGTGGAAGTATCTTGATGACAACTCCGATCAGGGTACGGCGTGGCGAATGCCGGAATTCAACGATACATCGTGGGCGTCCGGGCCGGCGCGGCTCGGTTTCGGTGACGACGGAGAAATTACCGAAATTAACGCAGGCCCACCGGGCAACCGTCACATCACTACATACTTCCGCCATGCCTTCGACATTTCCGATCCATCCGTGGTTCTCGATTTGGTGGTTGATGTGTTGAGAGATGATGGCGCCGTTGTATATCTGAACGGCACGGAAGTATTCCGCACGAATATGCCGGCCGGAACAATAGCGCATTCCACACTTGCCGTTGGCCTTGTCAGCGGTGACGATGAAAACATATTTTACACAGCTTCCATTAACCCTTCAGTGTTGGTTGCAGGAAGAAACGTACTGGCGGTGGAAGTACATCAGTACGATATTGCCAGCAACGATCTTGGCTTCGACCTCCGGCTTGTGGCTTTGCTGAATCACAATCCCGTTCCCGTCCAACTCGGCAGTTTCTCTGCCGGCGTCATTGAGCCGGGAGTTGTTCGCCTGGAATGGACAACGCTCTCGGAGACGAATAACTACGGTTTTGAGATTCAGAAGTCACCGGATACCCCAACGAACTTCTTCACGATTCCAAACAGCTTCACCCCGGGTCACGGGACGACGCTCGAGCCGCGATTCTACCGATTCACCGATCAATCAACTCAGCGAGGGACGTGGTTCTATCGCCTGAAACAAATTGATCTTGACGGCCGAACACACTACTTCGAAAGCGTCAGGGTTGATCTCGTCACGACAGTGGAGGAAAGAAGCCCGTTGTCATTCATGCTGGATCAGAATTATCCGAATCCACTTAATCCGCAGACAAGAATTGTGTTCGAGATCCCGGACCGAGGGCATGTAACGCTCCGCGTGTTCAATACGCTGGGCCAGGAAGTTAGGACACTGGTTGAGGAGAATCTCCCGTCAGGCAGACATGAAGTGTTATGGGACGGTCGCGACAAAAACGGGCTGACAGTCCCCAGCGGCGTGTACTTCTACAGGCTCAACACGGGAGAGAACGTTACAGTGAAGAAAATGAGTGTCGTACGGTAG